Proteins encoded in a region of the Thunnus thynnus chromosome 8, fThuThy2.1, whole genome shotgun sequence genome:
- the rabgap1l gene encoding rab GTPase-activating protein 1-like isoform X2, with amino-acid sequence MMQEVSIMVAYDAHVVDRPGEEDTLTRLVAHSRPLRTPRSVVPTKKLKKFEKEYQTLRESQLQQEDPIDRYQRENRRLQEASMRLEQENDDLAHELVTSKIALRNDLDQAEDKADVLNKELLSTKQRLVETEEEKRRQEEETAQLKEVFRRELEKAELEIKKTTAIIAEYKQICSQLSTRLEKQQAATKEELDIVRSKVMGCDHCRDLFSTLGSLQTSSPGGNKTASEPMDEEKDGLKEQLRQLELELAQTKLQLVEAKCRIQELEHQRGVLMNEIQAAKNSWFSKTLGSLKSSASSSTSSTSQTPSSPKEGPA; translated from the exons ATGATGCAGGAGGTGTCCATCATGGTGGCATACGACGCTCATGTAGTCGACCGGCCGGGTGAGGAGGACACCCTCACTCGCTTGGTCGCCCATTCCAGACCTCTCAGAACTCCCAGATCGGTG GTTCCAACCAAAAAGCTGAAGAAGTTTGAGAAGGAATATCAGACGCTGAGAGAGAGCCAGCTGCAGCAAGAAGACCCCATCGATCGATACCAG aggGAGAACCGTCGTCTTCAGGAGGCCAGTATGCGACTGGAACAGGAGAACGACGATTTGGCCCATGAACTGGTCACCAGTAAGATTGCCCTTCGGAATGACCTTGACCAG GCAGAAGACAAGGCCGATGTTTTGAACAAAGAGCTGCTGAGCACGAAGCAACGTCTggtggagacagaggaggagaagagacgACAGGAAGAGGAGACGGCTCAG CTGAAGGAGGTGTTCAGGAGGGAGCTGGAGAAAGCGGAGTTGGAGATCAAGAAAACCACAGCGATCATAGCTGAATACAAACAG ATCTGCTCCCAGCTGAGCACCAGGTTGGAAAAACAACAGGCAGCCACAAAAGAAGAGCTGGACATTGTCAGG AGTAAAGTAATGGGATGTGACCACTGTAGAGACCTGTTCAGCACCCTTGGGTCCCTCCAGACATCGTCCCCTGGCGGAAACAAAACAGCTTCCGAGCCAATGGATGAGGAGAAGGATGGACTGAAGGAGCAGCTGAGgcagctggagctggagcttGCTCAGACCAAACTGCAGCTGGTCGAGGCCAAGTGCCGCATCcag GAGCTCGAGCATCAGCGGGGAGTCCTGATGAACGAGATCCAGGCGGCCAAGAACTCTTGGTTCAGCAAGACTTTGGGATCCCTGAAGAGCTCTGCCTCCTCTTCCACTAGCTCTACATCCCAGACCCCCTCGTCTCCAAAGGAAGGTCCTGCCTAG
- the LOC137187575 gene encoding interferon-induced protein 44-like: MNFMLTRNQQKTICSQLGNVKLQLRYKGSIHGFTGAAFHQRCDYICPTVSVGYNASGYVFGGYTKQPFCQSGQFVHDDQAFLFTFNGEKLNKYPVTDPRYAVNMMEDSGPYFGEALVLVNENEAVVHSDPGNYYNFNAADMHGNDLKLTECEVYQVEESTILEKPWRTIVWESEKKKKLKRRIWSYIPLSSVSQVKVLLIGAVGAGKSSFFNSVNSVFRGHVINQAITGSSTTSLTTQFRTYSLKEGRGDHLPIILCDTMGLEESPGAGLHINDIRSIFKGHLRDGYQVHLFIHPT, encoded by the exons CTCACAGCTGGgaaatgtgaagctacagctGCGGTACAAGGGCAGCATCCATGGTTTCACCGGAGCAGCCTTCCACCAACGATGTGACTATATCTGTCCCACAGTGTCTGTGGGCTATAATGCCTCTGGTTATGTGTTTGGAGGCTACACCAAACAACCTTTCTGTCAGTCTGGACAGTTTGTGCATGATGACCAGGCCTTTCTCTTCACCTTCAATGGAGAAAAGCTCAATAAATATCCAGTCACCGATCCAAGATATGCAGTGAACATGATGGAGGACTCCGGTCCATATTTTGGAGAAGCATTGGTTCTTGTCAATGAAAATGAAGCAGTAGTTCATAGCGATCCAGGAAATTACTACAACTTCAATGCTGCAGACATGCATGGCAACGACCTCAAGCTGACTGAGTGTGAAGTCTATCAAGTTGAGG AAAGCACCATACTTGAGAAGCCGTGGAGAACTATAGTCTGGGAATCTGA gaagaagaagaagctgaagCGTAGAATTTGGTCTTACATACCGCTCAGCTCTGTGTCCCAGGTTAAGGTCTTGCTCATAGGAGCAGTTGGAGCTGGAAAGTCCAGTTTCTTCAATTCTGTCAACTCTGTATTCAGAGGCCACGTCATCAACCAAGCCATCACTGGTTCCTCTACCACCAGCCTCACCACACAG TTTCGTACCTACTCTTTGAAAGAGGGACGAGGAGATCATCTGCCAATCATCCTGTGTGACACCATGGGATTGGAGGAAAGTCCAGGGGCGGGGCTTCATATAAATGACATCCGCAGTATCTTCAAAGGTCATCTGCGTGACGGTTATCAGGTACATCTTTTTATACATCCAACATGA